One Leptospira kirschneri serovar Cynopteri str. 3522 CT DNA segment encodes these proteins:
- a CDS encoding DUF1564 domain-containing protein: MGTLLLNSNFEINSSLGKNRSETVTLLIPEKTWIHFSEKDRKLLSKKIPELLKIYGKYLSTTKRLGKNAGRTLYQPSPGKHKMKRVNVRVNTASWTLFGALAQAHGVSRCYLFNYLLWLDSLGVGNSIVNTVNAGVPIFHRSYSYILHLNLTDNRVIRKLQYKPKSYFEALETGKWSMH; encoded by the coding sequence ATGGGAACTTTATTATTAAACTCCAATTTTGAAATCAATTCTTCTCTTGGTAAAAACCGCTCTGAAACCGTTACTTTGTTGATTCCAGAAAAGACCTGGATTCATTTCTCTGAAAAGGATCGAAAACTTCTTTCCAAAAAAATTCCTGAACTTCTGAAAATCTACGGAAAATATCTTTCTACTACGAAACGACTTGGTAAAAACGCTGGAAGAACCTTATATCAGCCCAGTCCAGGAAAACATAAAATGAAACGTGTTAACGTTCGAGTCAATACCGCAAGTTGGACTCTATTCGGTGCTCTTGCACAAGCTCATGGTGTATCTCGTTGTTATCTTTTTAATTATCTCCTTTGGTTGGATTCTTTGGGTGTTGGAAATTCGATCGTGAATACGGTTAACGCTGGGGTTCCCATCTTCCATCGCTCTTACAGTTATATACTCCACCTGAACTTGACAGACAATCGAGTAATTCGCAAATTACAATATAAACCTAAATCCTATTTTGAAGCATTAGAAACCGGAAAATGGTCTATGCATTAG
- a CDS encoding STAS domain-containing protein — MARVEFDSLYIETSRTSLPDKEVQLVVFNGKVTNSNSFEISRKIHFIFEEEIYNIILDLSNLEYINSVGVATILTLIKTVDQHSGKIVIGGLNHFLENVIRLMELPKKVQIYHSIEEAQKAFSS, encoded by the coding sequence ATGGCGAGAGTAGAATTTGATTCATTATACATCGAGACTTCAAGAACAAGTCTTCCCGATAAGGAAGTTCAACTCGTTGTCTTCAACGGGAAAGTGACTAATTCCAATTCTTTTGAAATTTCTCGGAAAATTCATTTTATCTTTGAAGAGGAAATTTATAATATCATTTTAGATCTTTCCAATTTGGAATATATCAACAGTGTAGGAGTCGCTACAATTCTTACCTTAATCAAAACAGTTGATCAACATTCCGGTAAGATTGTTATTGGAGGTCTCAATCATTTTTTAGAAAATGTAATTCGTTTAATGGAACTTCCAAAAAAAGTTCAAATCTATCATTCAATTGAGGAAGCTCAAAAAGCCTTTTCTTCTTAA
- a CDS encoding homoserine dehydrogenase: MERLRIGLIGAGTVGSGVIEILKKESSKYLEKFGIELILSSVCTRTPEKIRKELQSFPNCKLESDYQKLVTDPEIDMILELVGGTDIAYSIVKDALKYGKTVITANKALLSQKGDELFSFAQEKGLEIGMEASVAGAIPVIRSIQSGLGSDSFLSLYGILNGTTNFILSKMELENLDYSEALRIAQDLGFAEKDPTFDVEGIDTAHKISILGSLAFSEKIPLQSVQIEGITKISGLDIRFASELGYRIKLLGLVRKLSHKIEARVQPVMIPIKHPFANIMNEMNAVYYQTVYAGAGMLVGKGAGSLPTASSVVSDILYYGARRNKGISQEKNIFPQAMISEANISLVRYYLRFTTVDLPGVLSEISKVLGDHGISISSVRQNETEKEPVEVVVITHPATEENIKNSLKIIDGLSLIRHTSVAIRLEDKL; this comes from the coding sequence ATGGAACGCCTTCGTATTGGATTGATCGGCGCCGGAACCGTCGGGTCAGGGGTCATCGAAATTTTAAAAAAAGAAAGTAGCAAGTATCTTGAAAAATTCGGAATAGAGTTGATTCTTTCCTCCGTTTGTACTCGAACTCCCGAAAAAATTAGAAAAGAACTTCAAAGTTTTCCTAACTGCAAATTAGAATCCGATTATCAAAAGCTTGTCACAGATCCTGAAATTGACATGATCTTAGAACTCGTGGGTGGAACAGACATAGCTTATTCAATCGTAAAAGATGCGTTAAAGTACGGTAAAACTGTAATTACTGCAAACAAAGCCTTACTTTCACAAAAAGGAGATGAGTTGTTTTCTTTTGCTCAAGAAAAGGGTTTGGAAATCGGAATGGAAGCTTCAGTTGCAGGTGCCATTCCAGTAATTCGTTCCATTCAGTCCGGTCTGGGTTCCGATTCATTTCTTTCTTTATACGGTATTCTCAACGGAACGACAAATTTTATTCTTTCCAAAATGGAATTGGAAAATTTGGATTATTCGGAGGCGCTTCGTATTGCTCAAGATTTGGGTTTTGCGGAAAAAGATCCTACCTTCGATGTGGAAGGTATTGATACGGCTCACAAAATCAGCATATTAGGAAGTTTAGCTTTCTCCGAAAAAATTCCTTTACAGAGCGTACAAATCGAAGGTATAACAAAGATTAGCGGATTGGATATTCGATTTGCGAGCGAACTTGGTTATAGAATTAAACTTCTTGGGTTAGTACGGAAGTTATCTCATAAAATCGAGGCCCGAGTTCAACCCGTGATGATTCCCATTAAACATCCGTTCGCAAATATTATGAACGAGATGAATGCAGTCTATTATCAAACCGTTTATGCGGGAGCAGGTATGCTTGTAGGCAAGGGAGCCGGGTCTTTACCAACGGCATCTTCGGTTGTCTCCGATATTCTTTATTATGGAGCGAGAAGAAACAAGGGTATTTCTCAGGAAAAAAATATTTTTCCGCAAGCTATGATTTCGGAAGCTAATATTTCTTTAGTACGCTATTATCTCAGATTTACTACCGTGGATTTACCTGGAGTTCTTTCTGAAATATCTAAAGTACTAGGGGACCACGGAATTTCAATCTCTTCGGTAAGGCAAAATGAGACAGAAAAAGAGCCGGTTGAAGTTGTAGTAATTACACATCCAGCAACGGAAGAAAATATTAAAAATTCATTGAAGATCATAGACGGTTTGTCTCTAATCCGACATACTTCGGTTGCAATTCGATTAGAGGATAAACTCTGA
- a CDS encoding LIC_10572 family protein: MANKRRPPRKKHHSNHKGSGGNRENADSNRSGNEQRVRSHQQRQQQQGKNFQRNQEFPRKSKELALEKNSSPKVRTSQESGKLIARAILIFSTLLLGIFSYFICENYHTKTPVYGKRGWDDTFHRSATWAQSKEICEEKSKRLPGKDQLKTFSKRADQKLRNAGIFWSSSQDGETGYYFSVNFKDGSETSSPGTMKYNVICVK, translated from the coding sequence ATGGCAAATAAAAGAAGGCCTCCTAGAAAGAAACATCATTCCAATCACAAAGGTTCGGGAGGAAATCGAGAAAATGCGGATTCCAACCGAAGTGGAAATGAACAGAGAGTAAGATCTCATCAACAACGTCAGCAACAACAAGGGAAAAATTTTCAAAGAAATCAAGAGTTTCCGCGTAAAAGTAAAGAACTCGCTTTGGAGAAAAATTCTTCTCCTAAAGTAAGAACGTCTCAAGAAAGCGGGAAACTTATAGCGAGAGCGATCCTTATCTTTAGCACTCTACTTTTAGGAATTTTTAGTTATTTCATTTGCGAAAACTATCATACAAAAACTCCCGTTTATGGTAAACGTGGTTGGGATGATACCTTTCATAGATCTGCAACTTGGGCACAGTCAAAGGAGATCTGCGAAGAAAAATCCAAACGTTTACCTGGAAAGGATCAACTTAAAACTTTCAGTAAAAGAGCGGATCAGAAATTACGGAATGCGGGAATCTTTTGGTCTTCCAGTCAAGACGGAGAAACGGGTTATTACTTTTCAGTGAATTTCAAGGATGGTTCTGAAACGAGTAGTCCCGGAACAATGAAATATAACGTGATCTGCGTTAAGTGA
- a CDS encoding amidohydrolase family protein — MIKKISGRIVTHEKDFLGTVEWDSKTGLISTVLEQKESIPILNSQRQENEIQFDSLETVIFPGFGDIHIHAREDESGKHTYKEDFVSASAAAVNGGVIHVADMPNNPIPPIDENSYSKKRKLADISNIHITLYAGIGPDTKPLKKSVPYKVFMGPSIGELFFHNNQTLEDTISSYVGENVSFHCEDPEILEKHQNETFHEDRRPAEAETTATDFALYLIEKYNLRGKLCHYSTGEGLNKIKFAKQKGIKVTCEVTPTHLFFDRSMLTPENRHWFQMNPPLRNKEDRERMLEGVKQGWIDYLATDHAPHSIEEKRKGTSGISQLDTYSLFVTWLILKGGVELKTVARICAKNPGDFVNEYLPEKFGKGFGRIEPGYSANFTVLNLKKPKKFLKEEIKSKSGWSPFENFEFPGSIEAVFFLGKQMK, encoded by the coding sequence ATGATTAAAAAAATATCCGGTAGGATCGTTACTCATGAGAAAGATTTTTTAGGAACTGTGGAATGGGATTCTAAAACAGGATTAATTTCAACCGTTTTAGAACAAAAAGAATCTATTCCTATTTTGAATTCACAACGCCAGGAAAATGAAATTCAATTCGATTCTTTAGAGACTGTGATTTTTCCGGGATTCGGAGACATTCATATTCACGCGAGAGAAGACGAAAGTGGTAAACACACTTACAAAGAGGATTTTGTTTCTGCAAGTGCCGCCGCCGTGAACGGTGGAGTGATTCACGTGGCAGACATGCCGAATAATCCGATTCCCCCAATCGATGAAAATTCATATTCAAAAAAACGCAAGTTAGCTGATATTTCAAATATACACATAACGTTATATGCGGGAATCGGGCCGGATACGAAACCGCTGAAAAAATCAGTGCCTTATAAGGTTTTTATGGGACCGAGTATTGGAGAACTTTTTTTTCATAACAATCAAACCTTGGAAGATACAATTTCCAGTTATGTGGGTGAAAATGTAAGTTTTCACTGCGAAGATCCGGAAATTTTAGAAAAACATCAGAACGAAACGTTTCATGAAGACAGAAGACCGGCTGAAGCGGAAACGACGGCGACTGACTTTGCATTGTATCTAATTGAAAAATACAATCTCAGAGGTAAACTTTGTCATTATTCTACCGGAGAAGGTCTGAACAAGATCAAATTTGCAAAACAAAAAGGAATAAAGGTCACGTGTGAGGTTACTCCTACTCATTTGTTTTTTGATAGGTCTATGTTGACTCCGGAAAATCGTCATTGGTTCCAGATGAATCCTCCTCTAAGAAATAAGGAAGATAGAGAAAGAATGTTGGAAGGAGTCAAACAAGGTTGGATCGATTATCTTGCTACGGATCATGCTCCTCATAGTATCGAAGAAAAACGTAAAGGTACGAGTGGTATTTCTCAATTGGATACATATTCACTTTTTGTAACATGGTTGATTTTGAAAGGAGGGGTGGAATTAAAAACGGTCGCAAGAATCTGCGCAAAAAATCCAGGCGATTTTGTGAACGAATATCTTCCTGAGAAATTTGGAAAGGGTTTTGGAAGAATCGAACCAGGTTATTCTGCCAATTTCACGGTCTTAAATTTAAAAAAGCCAAAGAAGTTTTTAAAGGAAGAAATTAAAAGTAAATCTGGTTGGTCTCCTTTTGAAAATTTCGAATTTCCAGGTTCGATCGAAGCTGTGTTTTTTCTTGGAAAACAGATGAAGTGA
- the hflX gene encoding GTPase HflX, which translates to MVGSDNSIEIPFLDRLRTSEARLRGLRLVHTHLKGESLNQEDLTDLALLRLDYFTAIIMDHSGNPNGYYSAHLNPESEDELWTVLPKQYPGQLREGILEEILEIESRLSRSKKNLKDAQKENRAFLVGVYPEKNAGRHPSLSMDELKELCKTAEVHVVDTFIQRKNRLDPSTVLGKGKLEEIILKAIQKHVELLVFDLELTPSQAKKISDIADIKVIDRTQLILDIFARNAKSRDGKLQVELAQLKYLKGRLTELDDNMSRLTGGIGGRGPGETKLEIGKRRVEERITRLEVELKSLKKRREINRRQRKKNELPAVGIVGYTNAGKSTFLNALTNSEVLSENKLFATLDPTTRRIRFPEEREIIISDTVGFIHDLPPELSNAFKATLEELGDSDLLVHVVDVSNPDYKLQMEAVEKILEELELSHIPMIQVFNKIDRLEKFSIWAIENDSNGYKKSSVDHGPGLEAIADLKEDLGIDSFSDSVLVSAFQGWGLKTFLDLLEDRIYSLSRSNYSNTNSVY; encoded by the coding sequence TTGGTGGGTTCTGATAATTCGATCGAAATTCCATTTTTAGATAGACTCCGTACTTCCGAGGCAAGATTAAGAGGCCTCAGATTAGTTCATACTCATTTAAAGGGAGAATCCTTGAATCAAGAGGATTTAACCGACTTAGCTTTGTTGCGTTTAGATTATTTTACCGCTATCATTATGGATCATTCGGGAAATCCAAACGGATATTATTCCGCTCATCTCAATCCGGAATCGGAAGACGAGCTTTGGACCGTTCTTCCTAAACAATATCCCGGACAACTTAGGGAAGGAATTCTAGAAGAAATCTTAGAGATAGAATCCAGACTTTCTCGTTCCAAAAAAAATCTCAAGGACGCTCAAAAAGAAAACCGTGCTTTTTTAGTCGGTGTTTATCCGGAAAAAAACGCGGGTAGACATCCTTCTTTATCTATGGACGAATTAAAAGAACTCTGTAAAACCGCGGAGGTTCACGTTGTAGATACGTTTATACAAAGGAAAAATCGTCTCGATCCTTCTACGGTTTTAGGAAAAGGAAAACTAGAAGAAATCATCTTGAAGGCGATTCAAAAACACGTAGAACTTTTAGTATTCGATCTTGAACTGACTCCTTCTCAAGCAAAAAAGATTTCGGACATTGCAGACATCAAGGTAATTGATAGGACACAACTTATCTTAGATATTTTTGCGAGAAATGCAAAAAGTAGAGACGGTAAACTTCAGGTTGAATTAGCACAATTAAAATATCTCAAAGGGCGCCTAACGGAGTTAGACGATAACATGTCCAGGTTGACTGGTGGAATCGGAGGAAGAGGTCCCGGAGAAACAAAACTCGAAATCGGCAAACGTAGAGTCGAAGAAAGAATCACTAGACTCGAAGTGGAACTTAAGTCTTTGAAAAAACGAAGAGAAATCAATCGTAGACAGAGAAAGAAAAACGAATTACCTGCCGTCGGAATCGTTGGTTATACAAACGCAGGAAAATCCACTTTCTTAAATGCTCTGACAAACAGCGAAGTTCTTTCGGAAAATAAGTTATTCGCAACTCTGGATCCTACTACAAGAAGAATCCGTTTTCCAGAGGAAAGAGAAATTATAATTTCAGATACGGTAGGTTTTATACACGATCTTCCTCCCGAACTTTCCAACGCATTTAAGGCAACTTTGGAGGAATTAGGTGATTCGGATCTTTTAGTTCATGTTGTAGACGTTTCCAATCCGGATTACAAACTCCAGATGGAAGCGGTTGAAAAGATTTTAGAAGAATTAGAACTTTCTCATATACCTATGATCCAAGTCTTTAATAAAATTGATCGTCTTGAAAAATTTAGTATCTGGGCGATTGAAAACGATTCGAACGGTTATAAAAAATCTTCGGTAGATCACGGTCCGGGATTGGAAGCGATTGCCGATTTAAAAGAGGATTTAGGAATAGATTCTTTTTCCGATTCGGTTTTAGTTTCCGCGTTTCAAGGTTGGGGTTTAAAAACTTTTCTGGATCTTTTAGAAGATAGAATCTACAGTTTGTCTCGTTCTAATTATTCCAACACCAATTCGGTTTACTGA
- a CDS encoding HEAT repeat domain-containing protein, translated as MLSFSKLQKLSLYVILISLLNVFSSLEAESFSKPFPKQNSFQKTDATEEDTENPDPEETPPKEKETDSTESLNIDDPRTLTEEWDGVSSYERRKRKDLTLKERQEIDYDLSVKKGILTVFRAETEKRYKTLDRIALTHPIPRVRAAAVLAIGRIGKGGIKTLHQVIEKDGEAVRQAAYRALADIGSPSSLNYFFSGIKSSDPDIQFSSWRGMGKTQDPSARDALLRQGIRSSRKEIVKASILGLAAFQVNEDLKLFKTYLNSDDLELQKTAIEALGIHKTRASLRILEQTLEIKPQYVKIIIEAIGQNTSLYGTYSFIRILENSTSEDLTQRVMQQLYLRKAFYQFGTVNVEGAYSQESPYPASRKLHPLSPGEVGKILKKSDRRFIQKVGNKFAEDHYYLLLLESKNPESYYETIQSWVFGPYLKIRTITAPPTMPKEKKVKKFLKKRPPNYKFTPASEMEETDPAPPSNQNEEEGPPLEN; from the coding sequence ATGTTATCATTTTCCAAATTACAAAAATTATCTCTTTATGTTATTCTTATTTCTCTCTTAAATGTTTTCTCAAGTTTAGAGGCGGAATCGTTCAGTAAACCTTTTCCAAAACAAAACTCTTTTCAAAAAACGGATGCTACGGAAGAAGACACCGAAAATCCAGATCCGGAAGAAACTCCACCAAAAGAAAAAGAAACCGATTCAACAGAAAGTTTGAATATAGACGATCCAAGAACTTTAACGGAAGAATGGGACGGAGTTTCTTCTTATGAAAGAAGGAAAAGAAAGGACCTCACTCTCAAAGAAAGACAAGAAATTGACTACGACCTTTCAGTTAAAAAAGGAATTCTAACGGTTTTTAGGGCAGAAACTGAAAAACGTTATAAGACTCTGGATCGGATCGCTCTTACTCATCCGATCCCAAGAGTCAGAGCTGCTGCCGTTTTAGCAATTGGTAGAATAGGAAAAGGTGGGATCAAAACCCTTCATCAGGTGATTGAAAAAGATGGAGAGGCTGTTAGGCAGGCCGCCTACAGAGCGTTAGCTGATATAGGTTCTCCTTCTTCTTTGAATTATTTTTTTAGTGGAATTAAATCCAGTGATCCGGATATTCAATTTTCCTCATGGAGGGGAATGGGTAAAACTCAAGATCCTTCTGCGAGAGACGCTTTACTTCGTCAGGGAATCCGTTCTTCCAGGAAAGAAATCGTAAAAGCTTCCATCTTAGGGCTTGCGGCGTTTCAGGTAAACGAGGATCTCAAACTTTTCAAAACGTATTTGAATTCTGACGATCTCGAACTTCAAAAAACCGCGATCGAAGCTCTGGGAATCCATAAAACACGTGCTTCCTTAAGAATTCTAGAACAAACTTTAGAAATAAAACCCCAATACGTTAAAATTATCATAGAAGCTATAGGTCAAAATACCAGTCTCTACGGAACGTATTCTTTTATTAGAATATTAGAAAATTCTACTTCCGAAGACCTTACACAAAGGGTTATGCAACAATTATATCTTAGAAAGGCTTTTTATCAGTTCGGAACCGTAAATGTAGAAGGAGCGTATTCTCAGGAAAGTCCTTATCCGGCATCTCGTAAATTACATCCGCTTTCTCCGGGTGAGGTGGGAAAAATTCTTAAAAAAAGCGATCGTAGATTTATTCAAAAAGTGGGAAATAAATTTGCGGAAGATCATTATTATCTTCTTTTATTGGAATCTAAAAATCCGGAAAGTTATTACGAAACGATTCAGTCTTGGGTTTTTGGACCGTATCTGAAAATTAGAACAATCACTGCTCCGCCTACAATGCCAAAAGAAAAAAAGGTAAAGAAATTTTTGAAAAAAAGACCGCCTAACTATAAATTTACTCCCGCTTCTGAAATGGAAGAAACCGATCCGGCTCCTCCTTCCAATCAAAACGAAGAAGAAGGTCCTCCTTTAGAGAATTGA
- a CDS encoding response regulator — MKKNVLIVDDNDRYANNLKVWFEQKGFETVRAVNAAQGWEIYSKDKNRFHTIVTDITMETQTSGLWMIRKIHKDGYAGNKIIATTGFDFPGVMFFSASILPWFAGIGWMVPKVPLKEGKVVFLSTSLKSKITFESIL, encoded by the coding sequence ATGAAGAAGAACGTTTTAATCGTGGACGACAACGACCGTTATGCAAATAACTTAAAGGTCTGGTTTGAACAAAAAGGTTTTGAAACCGTAAGAGCCGTAAACGCAGCCCAAGGCTGGGAAATTTATTCCAAGGATAAAAATCGTTTTCATACGATCGTAACCGACATCACTATGGAGACCCAAACTTCGGGACTTTGGATGATTCGAAAAATTCATAAGGACGGCTACGCTGGAAATAAAATCATTGCAACCACCGGTTTTGATTTTCCAGGGGTGATGTTTTTTTCTGCTTCTATACTACCTTGGTTTGCAGGAATCGGTTGGATGGTTCCCAAAGTTCCGTTAAAGGAAGGAAAGGTGGTATTTCTTTCCACCTCTCTAAAATCAAAAATAACTTTCGAATCAATTCTCTAA
- a CDS encoding ABC transporter ATP-binding protein — protein sequence MKFFFRLLSYSVHYKYRFTLGIVFALLTAILNAVSLTALIPLFDSLGNDKQTRFQLQMTLPEQRILLKQKVFGKDSLDGLERTKLLLIEVKEWINGRTKGLEPKEVVWSICIIVMPLYLLKLITYLLSVFCIATAGYKAVRDIRQELFEKNQLLPLTYFFKEKTGLMMSRIINDVEVIAAVISSNFRDATINFFYVITHLMVLLYLNTELLLVACLTVPVIILPVTLFTRKITKSTAKSQEKMADLNANIQEMISGIKVIRVFNSERYEQEKFGKINQNVYRRNFKGQFYLQIAPSLVELTSSVVVLGFFAAGASLIYNGRFTQGEFMAFLLTLLFLLRPLTQLSQMVGKVTQSIASGKRIFEIIDLETEDHSEESKITAFPLSQNIEFKNLFFSYPGTGSAILKDINLKVKKGETIALIGASGCGKSTLMDLIPRFFDPTSGSIEFDGVDIRDLSLGDLRKKIGIVTQDIFLFHGSVADNIAYGKPGATRKDVIRAARLAHAHDFIKKMDNGYDSILGVRGLNLSGGQRQRLVIARALLRDPEIMILDEATSALDVESERLVSDALRRLYTNRTTFVIAHRLSTIKDIPRIIVMDNGKIVEEGDHNSLYEKNGIYRKLSDNQFAINNGVLP from the coding sequence ATGAAGTTTTTTTTCAGGCTCTTATCATACTCTGTACATTATAAATATCGTTTTACGTTAGGAATCGTATTTGCGCTGTTAACCGCAATTTTAAACGCGGTTTCACTTACGGCGCTCATTCCGTTATTCGATTCTCTGGGAAATGACAAACAAACTCGATTTCAACTACAAATGACACTGCCAGAACAGAGGATTCTTCTCAAACAAAAAGTGTTCGGGAAAGATTCTTTGGATGGATTAGAAAGAACCAAACTTCTGTTAATCGAAGTTAAAGAATGGATCAATGGAAGAACAAAAGGACTCGAACCTAAAGAAGTAGTTTGGTCCATCTGTATCATTGTAATGCCACTATATCTTTTGAAGTTAATTACGTATCTATTGTCCGTGTTTTGTATCGCCACCGCGGGTTACAAGGCTGTGCGGGACATTCGACAGGAACTTTTCGAAAAAAACCAACTTCTCCCTTTAACTTACTTTTTTAAGGAAAAAACCGGTTTGATGATGAGTAGGATCATCAACGACGTGGAAGTAATCGCAGCTGTGATCTCCAGTAATTTCAGAGACGCTACGATCAATTTCTTTTACGTGATCACACACTTAATGGTATTATTATATTTGAATACTGAATTATTGCTAGTCGCGTGTCTTACGGTTCCGGTCATCATCCTTCCGGTCACTTTGTTTACTAGAAAAATCACCAAATCTACCGCAAAATCTCAAGAGAAAATGGCAGATCTAAACGCGAACATTCAGGAAATGATTTCCGGAATAAAGGTGATCCGAGTTTTTAACTCCGAAAGATACGAACAGGAAAAATTCGGCAAGATCAATCAAAACGTTTATCGTAGAAATTTTAAAGGTCAGTTTTATCTCCAGATCGCACCTTCTCTTGTAGAATTGACTTCTTCAGTCGTGGTACTTGGTTTTTTTGCCGCGGGTGCAAGTCTAATTTACAACGGAAGATTCACACAAGGAGAGTTTATGGCTTTCCTTTTGACTCTTTTATTTCTACTCAGACCCTTAACTCAATTGTCTCAAATGGTAGGAAAGGTGACTCAGTCCATCGCTTCCGGAAAAAGAATTTTTGAGATCATCGATTTAGAAACGGAAGATCATAGCGAAGAAAGTAAGATAACCGCTTTTCCACTATCGCAAAATATAGAATTTAAAAATTTATTCTTCTCTTATCCAGGAACCGGTTCCGCCATTTTAAAAGATATTAATCTCAAAGTCAAAAAGGGAGAAACGATCGCACTTATAGGCGCAAGTGGTTGCGGAAAATCCACTTTGATGGACTTGATCCCTAGATTTTTTGATCCTACTTCCGGATCGATAGAGTTTGACGGAGTCGACATTCGGGATTTAAGTCTAGGAGATCTTCGTAAAAAGATAGGTATCGTAACCCAGGACATATTTTTATTTCATGGTTCCGTTGCGGATAACATCGCCTATGGAAAACCGGGAGCGACTCGCAAAGACGTGATTCGAGCCGCAAGACTTGCACACGCACACGACTTTATCAAAAAGATGGACAACGGATACGACAGTATCTTAGGAGTTAGAGGTTTAAATCTTTCAGGCGGGCAAAGGCAAAGACTTGTAATCGCAAGAGCCCTTTTGAGAGACCCAGAAATTATGATTTTGGACGAGGCAACTTCCGCCCTTGACGTAGAATCGGAAAGATTAGTCAGCGACGCACTCCGCAGATTATATACAAATAGAACTACATTCGTAATTGCTCATAGACTTTCCACGATCAAGGATATTCCTAGAATTATAGTGATGGATAACGGAAAGATCGTGGAAGAAGGGGATCATAATTCCCTATATGAGAAAAACGGAATATATAGAAAATTATCAGACAATCAATTTGCCATCAACAACGGAGTATTACCATGA
- a CDS encoding anthranilate synthase component II, producing the protein MFLLIDNYDSFTYNLYQYFSQIGNEIEVYRNDKITLGEINHLSPKAIILSPGPGRPEDSKVCLDVIRELGGKLPILGVCLGHQAIGLVHGGKIVSAPSIMHGKISLVEHDGKDIYKGISSPFVATRYHSLVIQPESLPKELEIASKTPDGVIMGVRHKTKKHLYGVQFHPESIMTGAGLDLIRNFSSIVQEL; encoded by the coding sequence ATGTTTCTCCTGATTGATAATTACGATTCTTTTACATACAACCTTTATCAATATTTTTCTCAGATAGGAAACGAAATCGAAGTTTATCGTAACGATAAAATTACGTTAGGCGAAATCAATCATCTCTCGCCAAAAGCCATCATTTTATCCCCCGGTCCTGGCCGCCCGGAAGATTCTAAGGTTTGTTTGGATGTAATCCGTGAATTAGGAGGCAAACTTCCTATCTTAGGAGTTTGCCTCGGACATCAGGCGATCGGTCTTGTTCACGGGGGTAAAATCGTATCGGCTCCTTCCATCATGCACGGGAAAATTTCTCTTGTAGAACATGACGGAAAAGACATTTATAAAGGAATCTCCTCTCCTTTTGTGGCGACTCGTTACCATTCTCTCGTAATCCAACCGGAGAGTCTACCTAAGGAACTCGAAATTGCTTCTAAAACTCCCGATGGAGTCATTATGGGAGTTCGTCATAAAACTAAAAAACATCTTTATGGAGTTCAATTTCATCCAGAGTCCATCATGACCGGTGCCGGTTTGGATTTAATTAGAAACTTTTCATCCATTGTTCAGGAGTTATGA